The Streptomyces sp. NBC_00576 genome contains the following window.
GCCGTCTACGCGGACAGCGACGGTGTTCTCAGCGAGGAGCCGAACCCACGCCACCTCGACCGCGCCCAGAAGCAGTTGCGCCATGCCAGCCGTGCCGTCTCGCGCCGACAGGGGCCGGACCGGCGCACCGGGCAGCAGGCATCGAAGCGCTGGGAAAAGGCCAATCAGGCGCGGAACAAGATCCATCACCGGGTCGCGAACCTCCGCGAGGACACCCTCCACAAGATGACGACCCGCCTCGCTTCCCAGTACGGCACGATCGTCGTCGAAGACCTCAACGTCGCCGGAATGGGCCGCAACCGGCGCCTGTCCCGCCGGATCGCGGATGCCTCGTTCGGCGAGATCCGACGCCAGCTCACCTACAAAACCCGTCGGCACGGTACGCGCCTTGTCGTCGCCGACCGCTTCTTCCCCTCCTCGAAGACCTGCTCACGCTGCGGTGTGGTGAAAGCCAAACTGCCCCTCAGCATGCGCGTCTTCGAGTGCGACAACTGCGGCCTCGTCCTTGACCGGGACGCCAACGCAGGACACAACCTGGTCGCCCTCGCGGCCCGCACGACAGGTACCGGAGTGGCCGGAGACCTGGACAACGCCGTCGAGGCGGAGTCGAAGCCCCGTGGAGCCGACCGCAAGACCCGCACCACCCGCCCGCGCCGCAAAGCCGGGACGGGGCAGGCAGGTGGCGCAATCCCCAGCCCCCGGGCCGGGAAGGAAACGGGAGACCGTCAACAGGCCACCAGGACGCAACTCGCACTCTGGTGAAACCGTTACGGACCATTCCGGCAGAAACGCCGGGATTACTGAGAGCACTTGATGATCAAAGCAACGGAAGAGTGATGTCTGGAAGACGACCTCGCCCATCTGAACCTCTACTGGGATCACGCCCCAGCCGTAGGTGACCATTGCGGCCACCTCGCGGATGTCGGCGGAATCCTCGTCCGGCACAGGAACGAAGTAGTACGGCGACGGTCCGCGCCATTCGACCACTCGGCCGGAAAAGATCAACTCCATCAGGCCAGTCTCCTGCCTCGGTGGCGGCAACGTCACGTGATCGGCCTGCCGAAGGACAGGATTTCTCCGTCGCAGGGAATTCGGCCTGGTACGCCGCCTACTACGCACCCGATGACTGTGAAGGGACCTGAGGGACGGCGGAGTTGGGGTCGAAGCCCGCGAAAGCCAGGCCGATGACGAAACCCGCCACCTCCTCCAACTGACGGACGCGATCCAGCGCCCCCAGAGTCGCCGGGATCCCGCCGACGTCACGGACCAGTTCGCCGACGACACGCAGCGCCGTCGGGTCGTCGCCGCACATCGCCACCGTCACCCGGGACCGGCCGCCGTCGGGCGGGCTTGTCCACTGGCCGGCGGGGAAGAGATGGAACGCCTTCACGACCTGGGCGCCTGGAGCGAGCCCGGCGATCCGCCCCGCCATCGACTCCCCCTGTCCG
Protein-coding sequences here:
- the tnpB gene encoding IS607 family element RNA-guided endonuclease TnpB — encoded protein: MKKFTPQPGFTVLAHKLALDPNATTTRHLHSHAGAARAAYNWAVAYITAAWWQRKAEQSYGICEDELTPWRSWSLPSLRKAFNEDKRINARFAGWWEENSKEAYNTGLANASAAFDNYAKSKSGKRKGPKMGIPRFKPKRKACLACRFTTGTIRIEPDGRHITLPRIGTVRLHENRADLRALIDAGNMRVLSATACLDRGRWFVSLQVEQKHQLVKVTRPDAAVGIDLGIKTLAVYADSDGVLSEEPNPRHLDRAQKQLRHASRAVSRRQGPDRRTGQQASKRWEKANQARNKIHHRVANLREDTLHKMTTRLASQYGTIVVEDLNVAGMGRNRRLSRRIADASFGEIRRQLTYKTRRHGTRLVVADRFFPSSKTCSRCGVVKAKLPLSMRVFECDNCGLVLDRDANAGHNLVALAARTTGTGVAGDLDNAVEAESKPRGADRKTRTTRPRRKAGTGQAGGAIPSPRAGKETGDRQQATRTQLALW
- a CDS encoding NADPH-dependent F420 reductase, giving the protein MRIGILGTGTLAAALGEGWARAGHEVAIGGRSQVKAERLAERLGHRVLAVPPREVVVGRDAVLLAVSWDGVEDTLKSVGASDGVLDGTPLIDPTNAVAHGVGTLLTGQGESMAGRIAGLAPGAQVVKAFHLFPAGQWTSPPDGGRSRVTVAMCGDDPTALRVVGELVRDVGGIPATLGALDRVRQLEEVAGFVIGLAFAGFDPNSAVPQVPSQSSGA